The Caldilineales bacterium genome contains a region encoding:
- a CDS encoding type IV toxin-antitoxin system AbiEi family antitoxin domain-containing protein, with the protein MPVDTIDKLYQIAETQAGYFTTSQAEAAGVDRSRLSRFVAAGRLQRVRHGVYRLAHFPHSRHEDLFIAWLQTGPDSIISHDSALALYDLSDALPSIIHVTIPRTASRRRHGLQLHTGRINRDETTNYEGLPVTTVARTIADVALAGLSVELIQQAVWEAMERRLVQPEDLVTMAKQRGSHVAQVIDQAIATCRQRSEASVA; encoded by the coding sequence ATGCCAGTTGACACCATCGACAAACTATATCAGATCGCCGAGACGCAGGCCGGCTATTTCACGACCAGTCAGGCTGAAGCCGCGGGTGTCGATCGCTCTCGTCTCTCGCGTTTTGTTGCCGCCGGGCGTCTACAACGGGTCAGACACGGCGTCTATCGTCTCGCTCATTTTCCGCACTCGCGTCACGAAGACCTCTTCATCGCCTGGCTGCAGACTGGCCCGGACTCCATCATTTCACACGATAGTGCGCTCGCACTCTACGATCTTTCAGATGCCCTGCCGTCGATAATCCATGTTACCATCCCGCGTACGGCTTCGCGCCGGCGGCATGGCCTGCAACTGCACACAGGTCGAATCAACCGTGACGAGACCACCAACTATGAGGGTCTGCCCGTGACTACCGTTGCCCGGACGATTGCCGATGTCGCCCTTGCCGGTCTGTCCGTTGAACTCATTCAACAAGCCGTATGGGAAGCGATGGAACGAAGACTGGTGCAGCCTGAAGACCTGGTGACGATGGCAAAGCAGCGCGGATCGCACGTGGCCCAGGTGATCGATCAAGCCATCGCGACATGCAGACAGCGATCTGAGGCAAGCGTGGCATGA